A section of the Tenrec ecaudatus isolate mTenEca1 chromosome 15, mTenEca1.hap1, whole genome shotgun sequence genome encodes:
- the LOC142428139 gene encoding large ribosomal subunit protein eL29-like gives MAKSKNHTMHNQSRKWHRNGIRKPRSKRYQSLKGLDPKFLRNMRFAKKHNKKGLKKMQANNAKAAAARAEAIKDVVKPTEVKAKIPMGVNRKLSRLAYIAHPKLGKRSRAHIAKGLRLCRPKAKAQSKADATAKAMTPAKAPKGAPAPAQAPKGSQDPTK, from the coding sequence ATGGCCAAGTCCAAGAACCACACCATGCACAACCAATCTCggaaatggcacagaaacggCATCAGAAAACCCCGGTCAAAACGATACCAATCTCTTAAGGGGTTGGACCCCAAGTTCCTGAGGAACATGCGCTTCGCCAAGAAGCACAacaagaagggcctgaagaaaatgcaggccaacaacgccaaggctgcggctgctcgcgctgaggccatcaaggatgttgtgaagcccacagaggtcaagGCCAAGATCCCAATGGGCGTCAACCGCAAGCTCAGCCGACTGGCCTACATTGCCCACCCCAAGCTTGGCAAGCGGTCTCGGGCACATATTGCCAAGGGTCTGAGGCTCTGCCGGCCCAAGGCCAAGGCACAAAGCAAGGCTGATGCTACAGCCAAGGCCATGACTCCAGCAAAAGCTCCCAAAggcgcccctgccccagctcaagcTCCCAAAGGCTCCCAGGATCCCACAAAGTAG